A stretch of the Azorhizobium caulinodans ORS 571 genome encodes the following:
- a CDS encoding NAD(P)-binding domain-containing protein → MSKRIAILGGGPSGLAVLRAFESARRKGAEIPEIVCYEKQSDCGGMWNYNWRTGLDEFGEPVHASMYRYLWSNGPKECLEFADYSFEEHFGRPIPSFPPRAVLHDYIKGRIEKSNVRGYIKLNHAVRHVTYDAGTEKFLVTVKDLKADVLETSAFDYVVCATGHFSTPNVPYFEGVEAFPGRVLHAHDFRSADEFAGKNVLLIGASYSSEDIGIQCMKYGAKSVTFSYRTKAMGFDWPEGFSEVPLLEKVVGKIAHFKDGTRKEVDAIVLCTGYLHHYPFLDDDLRLKSRNRLYPEGLYKGIFWVPNPRFMYVGAQDQFFTFNMFDAQAWYARDVVLGRIPLPDAAAMEADIKGWVAKEEALEDASQMIDFQTEYVRELILATDYPRLDVDEVARMFKEWEHHKVENILTYRDRSHRSTLTGTLAPKHHTPWMQALDDSLEAFLATMPSQAAE, encoded by the coding sequence ATGTCCAAGCGCATTGCCATTCTGGGCGGCGGCCCCAGCGGTCTCGCTGTGCTCCGCGCCTTCGAGAGCGCCCGCCGGAAGGGAGCCGAGATTCCGGAGATCGTCTGCTACGAGAAGCAGAGCGACTGCGGCGGCATGTGGAACTACAACTGGCGCACGGGCCTCGATGAATTCGGCGAGCCAGTGCATGCCAGCATGTATCGCTATCTGTGGTCCAACGGGCCGAAGGAATGCCTGGAATTCGCCGATTATTCATTCGAGGAGCATTTCGGCCGTCCCATTCCCTCCTTCCCGCCGCGCGCGGTGCTGCATGATTACATCAAGGGCCGCATCGAGAAGAGCAATGTGCGCGGCTACATCAAGCTCAATCACGCGGTCCGCCACGTAACCTATGACGCGGGAACGGAGAAATTCCTCGTCACGGTGAAGGATCTGAAAGCCGACGTGCTGGAGACCTCCGCCTTCGATTATGTGGTCTGCGCCACCGGGCACTTCTCCACCCCCAACGTGCCCTATTTCGAGGGCGTGGAGGCCTTTCCGGGCCGCGTTCTGCATGCCCACGATTTCCGCTCGGCGGACGAGTTCGCGGGCAAGAACGTGCTGCTGATCGGGGCCAGCTATTCGTCCGAGGACATCGGCATCCAGTGCATGAAGTATGGCGCCAAATCGGTCACCTTCAGCTATCGCACCAAGGCGATGGGCTTCGACTGGCCGGAAGGCTTTTCCGAGGTGCCGCTGCTGGAGAAGGTTGTCGGCAAGATCGCCCACTTCAAGGACGGGACGCGCAAGGAGGTGGATGCCATCGTGCTCTGCACGGGCTATCTCCACCACTATCCCTTCCTCGATGACGATCTGCGCCTGAAGTCGCGCAACCGCCTCTATCCGGAAGGGCTCTACAAGGGCATCTTCTGGGTGCCCAACCCGCGCTTCATGTATGTCGGCGCGCAGGATCAGTTCTTCACCTTCAACATGTTCGACGCGCAGGCCTGGTACGCCCGCGACGTCGTCCTCGGCCGCATTCCGCTGCCCGATGCCGCCGCCATGGAGGCTGACATCAAGGGCTGGGTGGCCAAGGAAGAAGCGCTCGAAGACGCCTCGCAGATGATCGACTTTCAGACCGAATATGTGCGCGAACTGATCCTCGCCACCGACTATCCGCGCCTCGACGTCGATGAGGTGGCCCGCATGTTCAAGGAGTGGGAGCACCACAAGGTCGAGAACATCCTCACCTATCGCGACCGCAGCCACCGCTCGACCCTCACCGGCACGCTGGCGCCCAAGCACCATACGCCATGGATGCAGGCACTGGACGACAGCCTGGAAGCCTTCCTCGCCACCATGCCCAGCCAGGCCGCGGAATGA
- a CDS encoding TetR/AcrR family transcriptional regulator: MRKSREDTAESRRRILKEASRLYREKGFDGVSVADIMQAAGMTHGGFYRHFPSKEALIAEAMAEAFTDRTAPLTPQGDVSGTGLIRGYIEMYLSQSHLDRPGMGCPIASVGSEAGHVGGSVSEVFNTGIQRVVEGIAAALGGPREEHRAEAVRLLATLVGAVVISRAVGTGSGLRAEVLDAVRKDTEIARLL; encoded by the coding sequence ATGCGCAAGAGCAGGGAAGACACAGCCGAGAGCCGCAGGCGGATCCTCAAGGAAGCCAGCCGGCTCTATCGGGAGAAAGGCTTCGATGGCGTCAGCGTTGCCGACATCATGCAGGCCGCCGGCATGACCCATGGCGGCTTCTACCGGCACTTCCCCTCCAAGGAAGCCTTGATCGCCGAGGCCATGGCCGAAGCGTTCACGGACCGGACGGCCCCCCTCACGCCGCAGGGGGACGTCTCGGGCACCGGCCTCATTCGCGGGTACATCGAGATGTATCTCTCGCAGTCGCATCTTGATCGTCCCGGCATGGGGTGCCCGATCGCCTCCGTCGGCAGCGAGGCTGGCCATGTGGGCGGCTCCGTTTCGGAGGTCTTCAACACCGGCATCCAGCGGGTTGTTGAGGGCATTGCTGCGGCGCTGGGCGGCCCGCGTGAGGAGCACCGCGCCGAGGCCGTGCGGCTGCTTGCGACCCTCGTGGGCGCCGTCGTCATCTCCCGCGCGGTCGGGACCGGCTCCGGTCTTCGGGCCGAAGTGCTGGATGCCGTCCGCAAGGACACCGAGATCGCCCGCCTCCTGTAG
- a CDS encoding DUF1989 domain-containing protein, with the protein MNSAGLSIAQAAAPVFMAGAPPRSRPALAPGVERYVVAGGGAQVFTLEPGDRIEIAQLEGGQPVELLAFDTAGRPATEALGLAGQGRAEGLLRILASGAPDAERVRFGLFRRQIDPAAGHAARLFGPDAVAGQSVLLVAERMLHVIVAAPAEAMLVWEQNPATDLLVFLARAVLRRGAEARLPDPLAEPRLDLRINVASAISFEVFEGETIQIIDIEGRQCSDFIAFGRKALDKGRILGLDATTTRTLNGAAYPRPGLYSKFFDQDRNALVEVVQDTVGRHDTFNLACTARYYEDMGYFGHVNCSDNFNGAMRDYGVGQYRGWPAINFFYNTNVAANNIIWSDEPWSRPGDYVLLRALSDLVCGASACPSDIDASNGWQLSEIQVRVYPKDVPFKRAIGTRMTPDTPTRFTRESGFHPRTSELTRAFTDYRGFWVPQHFASTGAIAEYWACREAVVLMDLSALRKLEIVGPDAETFLQGLLPRDIRKLSVGQIFYTPLCYAHGGMVDDGTLFRLGDNNFRWIGGDDASLLWIEEQAAKFGGRVSLKTASGEIHNVALQGPRSRETLRKILWTAPGRPTLDELGLFRLTIGRIGGYDGIPVLVSRTGYTGELGYEVFCHPKDAPQVWDALMEAGAEFGIRPFGFEALDMVRIEAGLVFGGHDFDSTTDPFEAGIGFTVPTKKEEDYIGKAALQRRREHPAHKLVGLEVQGGEIPAHGDPLFIGRAQVGLVTSATRSPLLARTIALARVDVAHALPGLTLEIGRLDGHQKRLAATVVPFPFYDPEKKRVRA; encoded by the coding sequence ATGAACAGCGCGGGTCTGTCCATAGCCCAAGCGGCGGCACCGGTCTTCATGGCCGGCGCTCCGCCCCGGAGCCGGCCCGCGCTGGCGCCGGGCGTGGAACGCTATGTGGTGGCAGGCGGTGGGGCGCAGGTCTTCACCCTTGAGCCGGGCGACCGTATCGAGATCGCCCAGCTGGAAGGCGGACAGCCGGTGGAACTGCTCGCCTTCGATACCGCCGGCCGGCCCGCCACTGAGGCTCTGGGGCTGGCCGGGCAGGGGCGGGCGGAGGGGCTGCTGCGCATCCTCGCCTCCGGCGCGCCGGACGCCGAGCGCGTGCGCTTCGGCCTGTTCCGTCGGCAGATCGACCCGGCGGCGGGCCATGCGGCCCGCCTGTTCGGGCCGGACGCGGTTGCGGGGCAGTCCGTGCTGCTGGTTGCCGAACGGATGCTCCACGTCATCGTGGCGGCGCCGGCGGAAGCCATGCTGGTGTGGGAGCAGAACCCGGCCACCGATCTCCTCGTCTTCCTCGCCCGCGCCGTGCTGCGCCGCGGGGCCGAGGCCCGCCTGCCGGATCCGCTGGCGGAACCGCGCCTTGATCTGCGGATCAATGTCGCCTCCGCCATCAGCTTTGAGGTCTTCGAGGGCGAGACGATCCAGATCATCGACATCGAGGGCCGACAATGCTCCGACTTCATCGCCTTCGGTCGCAAGGCTCTGGACAAGGGCCGCATACTCGGCCTCGACGCCACCACCACCCGCACCCTGAATGGGGCCGCCTATCCGCGGCCCGGCCTCTATTCCAAATTCTTCGATCAGGACCGCAATGCGCTGGTGGAAGTCGTGCAGGACACGGTGGGGCGGCACGATACGTTCAACCTCGCCTGCACCGCCCGCTATTATGAAGACATGGGCTATTTCGGGCATGTGAACTGTTCGGACAATTTCAATGGCGCCATGCGGGATTATGGCGTCGGGCAATACCGTGGCTGGCCGGCCATCAACTTCTTCTACAACACCAATGTCGCTGCCAATAACATCATCTGGTCCGACGAGCCCTGGTCCCGGCCGGGCGATTATGTGCTGCTGCGGGCGCTGAGCGATCTCGTCTGCGGCGCCTCCGCCTGCCCCTCTGACATCGATGCCTCCAACGGCTGGCAACTCTCCGAAATCCAGGTGCGCGTCTATCCCAAGGACGTGCCCTTCAAGCGTGCGATCGGCACCCGCATGACCCCCGACACACCGACCCGCTTCACCCGGGAGTCCGGGTTCCACCCGCGCACCTCGGAACTGACCCGCGCCTTCACGGACTATCGCGGCTTCTGGGTGCCCCAGCATTTCGCCTCGACTGGCGCCATCGCCGAATATTGGGCCTGCCGCGAGGCCGTGGTGCTCATGGACCTCTCGGCCCTGCGCAAGCTGGAGATCGTGGGGCCGGATGCTGAGACCTTCCTGCAAGGCCTCTTGCCCCGCGACATCCGCAAGCTTTCCGTCGGACAGATCTTCTACACGCCGCTCTGCTACGCGCACGGCGGCATGGTGGACGACGGCACGCTCTTCCGCCTCGGCGACAACAATTTCCGCTGGATCGGCGGGGATGATGCGAGCCTGCTCTGGATCGAGGAACAGGCCGCGAAATTCGGCGGCCGCGTGAGCCTCAAGACCGCGAGCGGCGAGATCCACAACGTGGCTCTCCAAGGCCCGCGCTCGCGCGAGACCTTGCGCAAGATCCTCTGGACGGCACCCGGCCGCCCGACGCTCGACGAACTCGGGCTCTTCCGCCTCACCATCGGACGCATCGGCGGCTATGACGGCATCCCCGTCCTGGTCTCCCGCACCGGCTATACGGGCGAGCTCGGCTACGAGGTCTTCTGCCATCCCAAGGATGCACCGCAGGTGTGGGATGCGCTGATGGAGGCGGGCGCGGAATTCGGCATCCGCCCCTTCGGCTTCGAGGCGCTGGACATGGTGCGCATCGAGGCGGGCCTCGTCTTCGGCGGGCATGATTTCGATAGCACCACGGATCCGTTCGAAGCGGGCATCGGCTTCACCGTGCCGACGAAAAAGGAAGAGGATTATATCGGCAAGGCCGCGCTCCAGCGCCGCCGGGAGCATCCCGCGCACAAGCTGGTGGGCCTTGAGGTGCAGGGAGGGGAAATCCCCGCACATGGCGATCCCCTCTTCATCGGCCGGGCGCAGGTCGGCCTCGTCACCAGCGCCACCCGCTCGCCGCTGCTGGCCCGAACCATCGCGCTCGCGCGCGTCGATGTCGCCCATGCGCTGCCCGGCTTGACGCTGGAGATCGGCCGCCTCGACGGCCACCAGAAGCGCCTCGCCGCAACCGTCGTGCCCTTCCCCTTCTACGACCCCGAAAAGAAGCGCGTGCGCGCCTGA
- a CDS encoding SDR family NAD(P)-dependent oxidoreductase: MSTKGTAVVTGASSGIGAIYADRLARRGYDLVIVARNAERLEKQAEALRARHGVAVRTLSADLTDKSGLRQVEDLLRNDTSVSLLVNNAGFGGAGELLQSDVDRMEEMVDVNVTAVMRLAYAAAPGFAARGAGAIINIASIVAIGPEILNGVYGGTKAFVLAFSQSLHKELSPKGVQVQVVLPGATATDFWDTAGVPVSHLPTEWVMTAENLVDAALLGFERGEFASIPSLQDGAEWEAYETARQAMLPHLSSSAVAPRYRAGADAGAL, encoded by the coding sequence ATGAGCACCAAGGGAACTGCCGTCGTGACCGGCGCCTCCTCCGGCATCGGAGCCATCTATGCGGACCGCCTCGCCCGGCGCGGCTATGATCTCGTGATCGTTGCCCGTAATGCAGAGCGGCTGGAAAAGCAGGCCGAGGCGCTGCGCGCCCGACACGGCGTCGCCGTGCGCACCCTCAGCGCGGATCTCACGGACAAGTCGGGGCTGCGGCAGGTGGAAGACCTGCTGCGGAACGACACGAGCGTCTCGCTGCTCGTCAACAATGCCGGCTTCGGTGGTGCGGGCGAACTGCTGCAATCGGACGTGGACCGCATGGAGGAGATGGTGGACGTCAATGTCACCGCCGTCATGCGCCTCGCCTATGCGGCCGCGCCGGGCTTCGCGGCGCGCGGCGCGGGCGCCATCATCAATATCGCGTCCATCGTGGCCATCGGTCCGGAAATCCTGAACGGCGTCTACGGGGGCACGAAGGCCTTCGTGCTGGCCTTCAGCCAGTCCCTGCACAAGGAACTCTCGCCCAAGGGCGTTCAGGTGCAGGTGGTGCTGCCCGGCGCCACGGCCACCGATTTCTGGGACACGGCCGGCGTGCCGGTGAGCCATCTGCCCACCGAATGGGTGATGACCGCGGAAAACCTCGTGGACGCGGCCCTTCTGGGCTTTGAGCGGGGTGAGTTCGCCAGCATTCCCTCGCTTCAGGACGGGGCCGAGTGGGAGGCCTATGAGACCGCGCGTCAGGCGATGCTGCCGCACCTCTCCAGTTCCGCCGTGGCGCCCCGTTACCGGGCGGGTGCCGACGCCGGCGCGCTCTGA
- a CDS encoding heme-dependent oxidative N-demethylase family protein: MTIVFKDESFRGDYRFANSPEAILRFPFPFNEDRYMYSVNIEPHVPGPRGSVYEFPIDIDEHYVSDMRDRALTLREDPLRCQSLPHMLTAEWDLLELLMVSLSESYPELFSLTRDGDRWHWINKPLGVEQRFIFGDVATLPQRPMEYITRQVQGDFCLLDQRNGDLFVDSGMVTSQADWSLDFDIGMSFKEWHAPVPLAHEMGIFERAQKFLLALPMGRPVRRLNWTMTINPRLDTAPETYPLWGADRTTVTPENVGDKVHLRVELQALWRLPRSNAIVFSIRGYLIKLSEIATVPKWRRRLHRVLKTLPPEIAAYKGLTRYIDTTIGWLAERDDGAPTSPGFGPE; the protein is encoded by the coding sequence ATGACCATCGTGTTCAAGGACGAGAGCTTCCGGGGCGACTACCGCTTCGCCAACAGCCCCGAGGCCATCCTGCGCTTTCCCTTCCCGTTCAACGAAGATCGATACATGTATTCGGTGAACATTGAGCCGCATGTACCCGGCCCTAGAGGATCGGTCTATGAATTCCCCATAGATATCGACGAGCATTATGTCTCCGACATGCGCGACCGGGCGCTGACGCTGCGCGAAGACCCGTTGCGCTGCCAGTCCCTGCCGCACATGCTGACCGCCGAGTGGGATCTGCTCGAACTGCTCATGGTCTCGCTGTCGGAAAGCTATCCGGAGCTGTTCTCGCTGACGCGGGACGGGGACCGCTGGCACTGGATCAACAAGCCGCTTGGCGTCGAGCAGCGCTTCATCTTCGGTGACGTGGCCACCCTGCCGCAGCGGCCGATGGAATACATCACCCGGCAGGTGCAGGGCGATTTCTGTCTCCTGGATCAGCGCAATGGCGATCTGTTCGTCGATTCGGGCATGGTCACGTCGCAGGCCGACTGGTCGCTCGATTTCGACATCGGCATGAGTTTCAAGGAATGGCACGCGCCGGTGCCGCTGGCCCACGAGATGGGCATTTTCGAGCGGGCGCAGAAGTTCCTGCTTGCGTTGCCCATGGGCCGCCCGGTGCGGCGGCTCAACTGGACCATGACCATCAATCCGCGCCTCGACACGGCGCCGGAAACCTATCCGCTGTGGGGTGCCGACCGCACCACCGTGACGCCAGAGAATGTGGGCGACAAGGTGCATCTGCGGGTGGAGTTGCAGGCGCTGTGGCGGCTGCCACGCTCCAACGCCATCGTCTTCTCCATTCGCGGCTATCTCATCAAGCTGTCGGAGATCGCCACCGTGCCGAAATGGCGGCGGCGCCTGCATCGCGTGCTGAAGACCCTGCCGCCGGAAATCGCCGCCTATAAGGGCCTTACCCGCTACATCGACACCACCATCGGCTGGCTCGCCGAACGCGACGACGGCGCGCCGACATCCCCCGGCTTCGGCCCCGAATAG
- a CDS encoding aminomethyltransferase family protein, with protein sequence MTVSWRTAVLADRHRALGSKLEDWSGMPTAWTYDKDMAAEHVAIRTKAGLMDVSGLKKIHMVGPHALAVLDYITTRDVSKITPGRSVYACMLNDRGLFTDDCIIYRTGPNAWMLVHGSGSGHEEVVKQSMGRNCAVLFDDDLQDLSLQGPLAVDFLAKYVPGIRDLKYFHHMQTTLFGVPVMISRTGYTGERGYELFVRGQDAAKVWDTIVAEGAEMGIIPCCFSVLDMLRVESYLLFYPYDNSQMYPFADQPPGDTLWELGLDFTVSPGKTGFRGAEEHYRLKGKERFRIFGMLIEADGPADLGDEVWADSKKVGVITCPCYSTLTGKSMAIARLDVDKAVQGTPLEVRGKSLSAKAIAHTLPFDDPEKKKRTALG encoded by the coding sequence ATGACGGTCAGCTGGCGTACTGCGGTCCTTGCGGATCGCCACCGGGCTCTCGGCTCGAAGCTCGAAGACTGGAGCGGCATGCCTACCGCCTGGACCTATGACAAGGACATGGCGGCCGAGCACGTGGCCATCCGCACCAAGGCGGGCCTCATGGACGTGTCGGGTCTCAAGAAGATCCATATGGTCGGCCCGCACGCTTTGGCCGTGCTGGATTACATCACCACCCGCGATGTCTCGAAGATTACGCCCGGCCGCTCGGTCTATGCCTGCATGCTGAATGATCGCGGCCTCTTTACCGATGACTGCATCATCTACCGCACCGGCCCCAATGCCTGGATGCTGGTCCATGGCTCGGGTTCGGGCCATGAGGAGGTGGTGAAGCAGTCCATGGGGCGCAATTGCGCCGTGCTGTTCGACGACGATCTGCAGGATCTTTCCCTGCAAGGCCCGCTCGCGGTGGACTTCCTCGCCAAATATGTCCCCGGCATCCGCGACCTGAAGTATTTCCATCACATGCAGACCACGCTGTTCGGCGTGCCGGTGATGATCTCGCGCACCGGCTATACGGGCGAGCGCGGCTATGAGCTGTTCGTGCGGGGGCAGGATGCGGCGAAGGTGTGGGACACCATCGTCGCGGAAGGGGCGGAGATGGGCATCATCCCCTGCTGCTTCAGCGTGCTCGATATGCTGCGCGTGGAAAGCTACCTGCTGTTCTACCCTTATGACAATTCGCAGATGTATCCCTTCGCGGACCAGCCGCCCGGCGACACGCTTTGGGAACTCGGCCTCGATTTCACCGTCAGCCCCGGCAAGACCGGCTTTCGCGGAGCCGAGGAGCATTATCGGCTGAAGGGCAAGGAACGCTTCAGGATCTTCGGGATGCTGATCGAGGCTGACGGCCCGGCCGATCTCGGCGATGAGGTGTGGGCGGACAGCAAGAAGGTCGGCGTCATCACCTGTCCCTGCTATTCGACGCTCACCGGCAAATCCATGGCCATCGCCCGCCTCGACGTGGACAAGGCGGTGCAGGGCACGCCGCTGGAGGTGCGGGGCAAGTCGCTCTCCGCCAAGGCCATCGCCCACACGCTGCCCTTTGACGATCCGGAAAAGAAGAAGCGCACCGCCCTCGGCTGA
- the purU gene encoding formyltetrahydrofolate deformylase has product MLQETTFKAAGRLEDHGAADAASYVLTVSCTTRRGIVAAISGFLATAGCNITDSSQFDDADTGRFFMRIRFRSEEGIGQEELDAAFAPIAGQMGIDYQLHNASRRMKVLLMVSRFGHCLNDLLYRWKIGALPIDIVGVVSNHFDYQKVVVNHDIPFHCIKVTKENKAEAEAQLLSIVEQTGTELVVLARYMQVLSDALCRKMSGRIINIHHSFLPSFKGANPYKQAYERGVKLIGATAHYVTSDLDEGPIIEQDIARITHAQSPDDYVSIGRDVESQVLARAIHAHIHHRIFINGNRTVVFPASPGSYASERMG; this is encoded by the coding sequence ATGCTCCAGGAAACCACCTTCAAAGCCGCCGGCAGGCTTGAGGACCACGGTGCCGCCGATGCGGCCAGCTACGTGCTCACCGTCTCCTGCACCACCCGCCGGGGCATCGTCGCCGCCATCTCCGGCTTCCTCGCCACTGCCGGCTGCAACATCACGGACTCTTCCCAGTTCGATGATGCGGACACGGGCCGCTTCTTCATGCGCATCCGCTTCCGCTCGGAGGAGGGCATCGGCCAGGAGGAACTGGACGCCGCCTTCGCGCCGATCGCCGGCCAGATGGGCATCGATTACCAGCTCCACAATGCGAGCCGGCGCATGAAGGTGCTGCTGATGGTCTCGCGCTTCGGCCACTGCCTCAACGATCTGCTGTACCGCTGGAAGATCGGCGCGCTGCCCATCGACATCGTGGGCGTGGTCTCCAACCATTTCGACTATCAGAAAGTGGTCGTGAACCACGACATTCCCTTCCACTGCATCAAGGTGACGAAGGAGAACAAGGCGGAGGCGGAAGCCCAGCTCCTGTCCATCGTCGAGCAGACCGGCACGGAACTTGTCGTGCTCGCCCGCTACATGCAGGTGCTCTCCGATGCGCTGTGCCGGAAGATGTCCGGGCGGATCATCAACATCCACCATTCCTTCCTGCCGAGCTTCAAGGGCGCCAATCCCTACAAGCAGGCCTATGAGCGCGGCGTGAAGCTCATCGGTGCCACCGCCCATTACGTCACCAGCGATCTGGATGAAGGTCCGATCATCGAGCAGGACATCGCCCGCATCACCCACGCCCAGAGCCCGGACGATTACGTGAGCATCGGCCGCGACGTGGAGAGCCAGGTGCTGGCCCGCGCCATCCACGCGCACATTCACCACCGCATCTTCATCAACGGCAACCGCACCGTGGTCTTTCCGGCCTCGCCCGGCTCATACGCCTCCGAGCGCATGGGCTGA